A window of the Pecten maximus chromosome 19, xPecMax1.1, whole genome shotgun sequence genome harbors these coding sequences:
- the LOC117317773 gene encoding MPN domain-containing protein-like — protein sequence MSTKDDIEEEEGGYDEDEDAEMTTEGAQLTTTTPDSKPVISGRSVTLQMLITDHIMEPGNAVLTLKYLGRKFIADLLPNGKIQTPATKEVFATPSAWAQHCKRQINPEKKSGCGWASVMYKGRKLDSWKTSWFRKYHPHSPARSRETPSPRSICSDLNGEQGDLRSRPPSELGSRPHSDLGSRPHSELSQPLSELGSQPHSDLGSQPHSEVEPRLQADDEVGTQHLDEGWDRSTPGETAPLDLTARPAHTSTPVFNGGSQTHRLSVEKSNGDSHQEEALNLSLKTTPTNGTRKVKSSAPPSATPPVTPPSNPSSETNNNNVCDRISIRHSALKKRSQNIDPNTLVECEAFSNLDKVQPFTVSMTTNASLLMDFHSHLTSSEVVGYLGGKWDQQSQHLSIIQAYPCRCRLGDSQKSAATEEEIRKQMTRVGLSLVGWYHSHPYCQPDPSVKDIDCQMSYQLRMKGKGSTYFPCVGCIVAPYNRQTTKKTSSLQIFMVMPPLESQPSDYGIPMKVKYSLRQNQSVTEDLLTEMRVIADFYRGAPDFLKFRQIWQPSISYMDKIKCSLARRLPEDQMESGTFLDFVQHILTPK from the exons ATGTCAACAAAAGATGATATAGAGGAAGAAGAAGGCGGTtatgatgaggatgaggatgCTGAAATGACAACAGAAGGAGCCCAGCTTACAACCACTACACCAGACTCCAAACCTGTCATCTCAGGACGAAGTGTCACCTTGCAAATGTTAATCACAGACCATATCATGGAGCCTGGAAATGCTGTACTCACACTCAAATATCTG GGGAGAAAGTTTATCGCAGACCTGCTGCCCAATGGAAAGATACAAACTCCAGCCACGAAGGAAGTGTTTGCTACACCTAGTGCTTGGGCCCAGCACTGTAAACGTCAAATCAATCCGGAGAAAAAATCTGGATGTGGATGGGCCTCG GTGATGTACAAGGGACGAAAGCTGGATTCATGGAAGACGTCTTGGTTCAGGAAATATCACCCTCACAGTCCCGCACGAAGTCGGGAAACACCG TCCCCACGAAGTATATGTAGTGATTTGAATGGTGAACAAGGTGACCTCAGATCAAGGCCTCCATCAGAATTGGGGTCACGACCTCATTCTGACCTGGGGTCAAGACCTCACTCTGAGTTGTCACAGCCTCTATCAGAACTAGGGTCACAGCCTCACTCTGATTTAGGGTCACAGCCTCACTCTGAAGTGGAACCCAGACTTCAAGCTGATGATGAAGTTGGAACACAACATCTGGATGAAGGCTGGGACCGGAGTACCCCGGGGGAAACAGCACCTCTCGATCTCACAGCACGCCCCGCCCATACCAGCACACCAGTTTTCAATGGAGGAAGCCAGACTCACAG GTTGTCTGTGGAGAAAAGTAATGGGGATTCCCACCAAGAGGAAG CATTGAATCTGTCCTTGAAGACAACTCCAACAAACGGAACAAGGAAGGTGAAATCCTCGGCACCACCATCCGCCACACCGCCAGTTACTCCACCTTCAAATCCATCCTCGGAAACTAACAATAACAACGTGTGTGACCGTATTTCCATCCGACACTCGGCACTCAAAAAACGCAGCCAAAACAT AGACCCGAACACTCTAGTTGAGTGTGAAGCTTTCAGTAACCTTGACAAGGTCCAGCCATTCACAGTTTCCATGACAACCAATGCGTCCTTACTGATG GACTTCCATTCTCATCTCACGTCCAGCGAAGTAGTGGGCTACCTCGGTGGCAAGTGGGATCAGCAATCACAGC ATTTAAGTATTATCCAGGCGTATCCTTGTCGATGTAGACTAGGGGACAGCCAGAAATCAGCCGCAACTGAAGAGGAG ATCCGGAAACAGATGACCCGTGTTGGCCTGTCCTTGGTCGGATGGTACCACAGTCATCCTTATTGCCAGCCTGATCCGTCCGTGAAAGACATCGACTGTCAGATGTCCTATCAGTTACGCATGAAGGGAAAGGGATCCACCTACTTCCCCTGTGTGGGGTGCATTGTGG CTCCTTATAATCGACAGACAACCAAGAAAACATCATCCCTTCAGATCTTCATGGTCATGCCACCATTAGAG AGCCAGCCTTCAGATTACGGTATCCCAATGAAAGTGAAGTACTCCCTCCGTCAGAATCAGTCCGTCACTGAAGACCTGCTCACCGAAATG